In Gammaproteobacteria bacterium, one DNA window encodes the following:
- a CDS encoding hydantoinase/oxoprolinase family protein yields the protein MTESSKSVRLAVDVGGTFTDIVALDLNGGGLRFDKVPTTPAMPSQGVLDSFERAQVDADRVSYFVHGTTLGLNALLTRSGANTAIVTTEGFRDVYLLGRTDRVPMYDFKYKKPESLVPRHQIFEVPERMNYQGEVLRPFDVDSARKVARQIQDLGLEAVAVCFLHSYANPEHELLMKDMFQEVAPGLEVTISHELTREYREYERLSTAVLDGYIKPVVRKYIGLLEDALDEGRFDGHFLMTRSGGGAMTAGSAKESPVNLILSGPAGGVIGAAWFAAVANEPNLITIDMGGTSLDASLIIDESAVLLHEAVFEGLPITIPSLYINTIGAGGGSKVWIDDGGHLQVGPQSAGADPGPAAYGRGGTDATFTDAALKVGYLGSDHALAGTLRLDEGLAEQALEPSASALGLSVDQVALGVIQIAVTKIVGAVRGITVELGHNPRDFTLLAFGGGGGLVAVDVAKELSIPRVVIPPGPGAFSAFGMLMANVQHDFSRTRVTLLEEADPGNFEQQFSDMMSEAQVALSGEGFGPDRRQLLRFMDLRYLGQEHSVSIPVGSKIDEAEIDRIQEAFALAHERQYGHAMTDPVEVVTLRLQALGVVERPVLREIEPNRGAVKPFGERQVYRASGSRVPYSLYEREELRQGARIEGPAVISEHTATTVIHEGDVAVVGPYGELQITVAREEEIHG from the coding sequence GTGACTGAATCCTCGAAATCCGTTCGACTCGCGGTTGACGTGGGTGGGACGTTCACCGACATCGTGGCTCTCGACTTGAATGGTGGTGGGTTGCGTTTCGACAAGGTGCCGACAACGCCTGCAATGCCCAGCCAGGGGGTGTTGGATTCCTTTGAGCGTGCGCAGGTCGATGCCGACCGGGTCTCATACTTTGTGCACGGCACAACTCTCGGGCTGAATGCGCTCTTGACACGGTCTGGCGCCAACACGGCGATCGTAACGACCGAAGGATTCCGAGATGTCTATCTGCTCGGGCGTACGGACCGGGTGCCGATGTACGACTTCAAGTACAAGAAGCCCGAGAGTCTCGTTCCGCGCCATCAGATCTTCGAGGTTCCCGAACGCATGAACTACCAGGGAGAGGTGTTGCGTCCCTTCGATGTCGACTCCGCACGCAAGGTGGCGCGCCAGATCCAGGATCTCGGCTTGGAGGCGGTCGCAGTGTGCTTCCTGCATTCCTACGCCAACCCCGAACACGAACTCCTGATGAAGGACATGTTCCAAGAGGTGGCGCCTGGCCTCGAGGTGACCATCTCCCATGAGCTCACTCGCGAATACCGAGAGTACGAGCGTCTCAGCACCGCCGTGCTGGATGGATACATCAAGCCGGTCGTCCGCAAGTACATCGGGCTGCTGGAAGATGCCCTCGACGAAGGTAGATTCGACGGACATTTCCTCATGACCCGCTCCGGCGGTGGGGCCATGACAGCCGGCAGTGCGAAGGAATCTCCCGTCAACCTGATCCTGTCGGGTCCGGCCGGCGGTGTGATCGGCGCCGCCTGGTTCGCGGCTGTCGCGAATGAGCCGAACCTGATCACGATCGATATGGGCGGCACGAGTCTGGACGCTTCGCTCATCATCGACGAGAGCGCCGTGCTGCTGCATGAGGCCGTGTTCGAAGGTCTTCCGATAACGATTCCGTCGCTCTACATCAACACGATTGGCGCCGGGGGTGGCTCGAAGGTCTGGATCGACGATGGTGGACATCTCCAGGTGGGCCCGCAGAGCGCAGGAGCCGACCCGGGTCCGGCAGCGTACGGTCGGGGCGGAACCGATGCGACGTTCACCGACGCGGCGCTGAAGGTCGGCTACCTGGGGTCCGACCACGCGCTTGCAGGGACGCTCCGTCTCGACGAGGGACTCGCAGAGCAGGCGCTCGAGCCGAGCGCATCGGCGCTCGGACTGAGCGTCGACCAGGTTGCCCTCGGGGTTATCCAGATCGCGGTCACCAAGATCGTCGGAGCTGTTCGGGGGATCACCGTGGAACTTGGCCACAATCCGAGAGACTTCACGCTACTGGCCTTTGGCGGTGGCGGCGGGCTGGTGGCAGTCGACGTTGCCAAGGAGTTGTCCATTCCCCGTGTCGTGATCCCTCCGGGCCCAGGAGCGTTCTCGGCGTTTGGCATGCTCATGGCCAATGTTCAGCACGACTTTTCCCGAACACGCGTGACGCTCCTCGAAGAAGCCGACCCTGGCAACTTCGAACAACAGTTCTCCGACATGATGTCCGAGGCCCAGGTTGCCCTCAGCGGTGAAGGTTTCGGACCGGATCGCCGGCAGCTGCTGCGGTTCATGGATCTCCGATACCTCGGCCAGGAACACTCGGTGTCGATTCCAGTCGGTTCGAAGATCGACGAAGCCGAGATCGACCGAATCCAGGAGGCCTTCGCTCTTGCGCACGAGCGCCAATACGGCCACGCCATGACTGATCCGGTGGAGGTCGTGACGCTTCGGTTGCAGGCCCTCGGTGTTGTCGAACGACCGGTGCTGAGAGAGATCGAGCCGAACCGAGGCGCCGTCAAACCATTCGGTGAACGCCAGGTCTATCGGGCAAGCGGGTCGCGTGTGCCGTACTCGCTCTATGAACGCGAAGAACTACGTCAGGGTGCTCGCATAGAGGGACCGGCTGTCATCAGTGAACACACGGCCACCACCGTCATCCACGAAGGGGATGTCGCCGTGGTGGGACCGTACGGAGAGCTACAGATCACGGTAGCTCGGGAGGAGGAGATCCATGGTTGA
- a CDS encoding hydantoinase B/oxoprolinase family protein yields the protein MVDSITVEVIRHSLLASANEMARNLCRTAYNTVVYEIHDYGIGLHDAEGNVVADTPGIAIFTGGNDFGVQKTIEFLGMENLHPGDVILLNYPYWSCAHTLDALVLAPIFVEDSLLAFASCRVHLLDLKQKDAGYVLDSTSMYQEGIFFPAVKLYNRGVLNEDIVNIIKFNSRMPERTLGDLQAEVSAVQTGERRVREIAAKYGADTVAEAMQEINDHGERLARAALAKLPKGSWSAFDYCDSDGIDLDEMIKMEVTVTVTDEKMVIDWSKTDKPAKGPINLPRGMTMAATMMAFKSLTTPDTPVCAGNFRPLEVITKPGSLMEAVPPMPTFTLWPGLLAAEVVTKALAKGMPDIVPACTGGDVCDVMALGTDPRSGAPWLEATNDAVGFGGHAGGDGEDGIMHITEPGCRNNPIEVLETKAPLLIERYGYRPDSGGPGKHRGGVGVERAYRFLAPASAIVINFKTRTRPWAIGEGETGLNNTVVVNPGTDDEKHVGVSYNHFDAEGRIVNLTGGGGGWGNPFERDPLKVAADVRMGLVTADHAAAAYGVVVDPETFDVNVDATTRLRDSAEGKGE from the coding sequence ATGGTTGATTCCATCACCGTCGAAGTCATCCGACACAGCCTGCTGGCTTCCGCCAATGAAATGGCCAGAAACCTCTGCCGGACCGCATACAACACGGTTGTCTACGAGATCCACGACTACGGGATAGGGCTCCATGACGCGGAAGGGAATGTGGTCGCCGACACGCCCGGCATCGCCATCTTCACAGGTGGAAACGATTTCGGAGTCCAGAAGACGATCGAATTCCTCGGGATGGAGAATCTCCATCCGGGTGATGTCATCTTGCTCAACTACCCCTACTGGTCATGTGCCCACACGCTGGATGCGTTGGTTCTGGCACCGATCTTCGTCGAGGATTCCCTCCTTGCCTTCGCTTCGTGCCGGGTTCACCTGCTCGACCTCAAGCAGAAGGACGCGGGGTATGTGCTGGATTCCACGAGCATGTATCAAGAGGGGATCTTCTTCCCGGCGGTGAAGCTCTACAACCGTGGGGTGTTGAACGAGGACATCGTGAACATCATCAAGTTCAACAGTCGGATGCCCGAGCGCACCTTGGGCGATCTCCAGGCGGAGGTTTCGGCTGTCCAGACCGGTGAGCGCCGTGTGCGGGAGATAGCGGCCAAATATGGTGCCGACACGGTCGCGGAGGCGATGCAGGAAATCAACGATCATGGTGAGCGGCTGGCGCGAGCGGCACTCGCCAAACTCCCGAAAGGGTCGTGGAGTGCCTTCGACTACTGCGATTCGGACGGAATCGACCTCGACGAGATGATCAAGATGGAGGTGACGGTCACCGTTACCGACGAGAAGATGGTCATCGATTGGAGCAAGACAGACAAACCGGCCAAAGGGCCGATCAACTTGCCGCGTGGCATGACGATGGCAGCGACGATGATGGCGTTCAAGTCTCTGACGACTCCCGACACGCCGGTCTGCGCAGGAAACTTCCGCCCTCTCGAGGTCATTACGAAGCCTGGATCGCTGATGGAAGCAGTGCCGCCGATGCCAACGTTCACACTGTGGCCCGGGCTGCTGGCGGCCGAGGTGGTGACCAAGGCACTTGCCAAGGGCATGCCGGACATCGTGCCGGCCTGCACCGGAGGGGACGTATGTGACGTGATGGCACTGGGCACCGACCCGCGTTCCGGCGCACCCTGGCTCGAAGCCACGAACGATGCAGTGGGATTCGGTGGTCACGCCGGCGGCGACGGTGAGGACGGCATCATGCACATCACTGAGCCGGGCTGTCGGAACAACCCGATCGAAGTACTGGAGACGAAGGCCCCACTGCTCATCGAGCGATACGGTTACCGTCCGGATTCGGGTGGGCCGGGGAAGCATCGGGGAGGAGTCGGCGTCGAGAGGGCCTACCGTTTCCTTGCCCCAGCGTCGGCGATCGTGATCAACTTCAAGACCCGTACTCGCCCATGGGCGATCGGCGAAGGAGAGACCGGGTTGAACAACACCGTCGTTGTCAATCCCGGTACCGACGATGAGAAGCACGTCGGGGTGAGCTACAACCACTTCGATGCAGAAGGCAGGATCGTGAACCTGACAGGAGGCGGAGGTGGCTGGGGCAACCCCTTCGAGCGTGACCCTCTGAAGGTGGCAGCCGACGTGAGGATGGGCCTGGTAACTGCAGATCACGCCGCCGCCGCGTACGGTGTCGTGGTCGATCCCGAGACCTTCGACGTGAATGTCGATGCCACGACCCGGCTCAGGGATTCGGCCGAGGGGAAGGGCGAGTGA
- a CDS encoding proline dehydrogenase, with translation MNRVFSKGVLGVTSRPAVQHLFTRSAGRRLAERFVAGEQLDDAIRVAHRLNARGMSVSLDRLGEAVSDPAAADAARDAYIECLDRMRSEEIVGNISVKLTQLGLAIDEMRAVSALGEVAVSAKEAGTTITVDMEDSSYTQQTIDVYLAVQAELGNLGLAVQAYLYRTPGDVASVAKSGGHIRLCKGAYAEPADVAIQKKTEIREAYGKLLEQLIDQPDALPAIATHDGDLVELAAALAGERSRKFEYQMLYGVRNSFQTEIVEQGHRLRVYVPYGTEWYPYLTRRLAERPANLWFFVRAMLGT, from the coding sequence GTGAACCGTGTGTTCTCCAAGGGTGTGCTTGGTGTAACCAGCCGGCCGGCAGTCCAACACCTGTTCACCAGATCGGCCGGAAGGCGTCTGGCCGAGCGTTTCGTCGCAGGCGAACAGTTGGATGACGCGATACGGGTGGCGCACCGTCTCAACGCTCGCGGGATGAGCGTGTCACTCGACCGCCTCGGCGAAGCCGTGAGTGATCCCGCGGCTGCCGACGCTGCTCGGGATGCCTACATCGAGTGTCTGGACCGGATGCGGTCAGAGGAGATCGTGGGAAACATCTCGGTGAAACTCACTCAGCTTGGACTGGCCATCGATGAGATGCGTGCCGTAAGCGCTCTGGGTGAGGTCGCCGTGTCGGCGAAGGAAGCAGGCACCACGATCACGGTGGACATGGAGGACAGCTCGTACACCCAGCAGACGATCGACGTTTATCTCGCTGTGCAAGCCGAACTCGGGAATCTGGGATTGGCGGTTCAGGCCTATCTGTACAGGACCCCGGGCGACGTCGCTTCCGTGGCCAAGTCCGGTGGACACATCCGGCTGTGCAAGGGCGCATACGCCGAACCTGCCGATGTCGCGATCCAGAAGAAGACTGAGATCCGGGAGGCCTACGGCAAACTGCTCGAACAGCTGATCGATCAGCCGGATGCTCTGCCTGCGATCGCGACTCACGACGGAGACCTGGTCGAACTGGCTGCGGCCTTGGCGGGGGAACGATCTCGAAAGTTCGAGTATCAGATGCTGTATGGAGTGAGGAACTCGTTCCAGACCGAGATCGTCGAGCAGGGGCACCGGCTTCGGGTGTACGTACCTTACGGGACAGAGTGGTATCCATACCTGACTCGGCGACTCGCCGAACGACCCGCGAACCTGTGGTTCTTCGTCCGTGCAATGCTCGGGACATGA